The nucleotide window AGCAGCTCAGGTGTGCTGATCGATCTCTCCCGGCGCGAGGTCCGCCTCGACGGTGAGGGCCTGAATCTCACGTTCAAGGAGTTCGAGCTGCTGAACTACCTCGTGGACAACGGCTCCCGCACAGTGGGCCGCGAGGAGCTGCTCAAGACGCTCTGGCGCAATGTCGACGAGGACCAGATGCCCAACGAGCGGACCATCGACGTCCACATCCGCCGGCTGCGCTCCAAGCTCGGACGCCTCGCCAACACGGTGCGCACCGTGCGCGGTCAGGGCTACCGATTCTACGAGCACCCCGAGGTCACCGTCTGGGCGGCCCCCGAGTACTCGATCTGATCTGGACTGACTGTGCCTGAACTGCTGATCCTTCGCCACGGCGAGTCTGGGCATTCCTTCTCCGGGGATGACCACGGCCGCACCCTGACCCAGCACGGGCAGGAACAGGCGCGCGCCGTCGGCCGCTGGCTTCTGGAGAAGGGGCACCTGCCGGATAACACGCTCTGCTCCGATGCCATGCGCACCCGGCAGACCTGCATCTGGGTCAACCACGAGCTGGGAGACAAGGCCCCGACGCCGTATCTGGACCAGCGGCTCTACCTCGCCGAGCCGCGGTCCATGCTCTCGATCATCAATGAGGTGCCCGAGACGGTGCAGTCCCTGCTGGTGGTGGCACATATGCCCGGAGTCCAGGCGCTCAGCATGGATCTTGCCTCCGGGAAGTCGCGAGAAGATCCGGTGATCCAGATGGCCGGGTCCTGGCCGCCCGCGGGTCTGGCGCGCTTCACGGTGGGCAAGCCCTGGGCCGAGCTGGACGGCCGAGGCGCCGAGCTCACCGATTTCTTCACCGCCGGCTAGCGGCTTCTTCCGGCCCGCTCAGATCGCCGATTCCAGAAGGCGCACCAGCTCATCCAGCGCCTGCGCGGCCTGATCGCCGCGGGCGCGCAGCACCACTTCGTCGCCGTGCGCGGCGTCCAGACTCATCACACCCAGCAGGCTGTCGGCCTGAACTGAATGCTCTGGTGTGGAGGCCTTGGAGATCTCCACCGGCACCGGTTGAGCCGCGGCCGCATACGCGAACGCCGCGGCAGGCCGGGCATGAAGCCCAGCCGCCGCGGCGATCACCGCAGTCCGCTCAATCATGCAGCAGAGGCTACACCCTTCCGTGCCCAGCGCTTCAGTGCGATCACCGAAAGTGCGGTGACCACCGAACCGGCCAGCACCGCGACCAGGAACAGCCAGAAGTTGTCGATGGCGAACGGCACGAAGATGCCGCCGTGTGGGGCGTAGGAGGTGACGCCGAAGGCCATGGTCATCGCGCCGGTGACGGCACCGCCGACCATGGAGGCTGGCAGCACGCGCAGCGGGTCGGCTGCGGCGAACGGAATCGCGCCCTCAGAGATGAACGCAGCGCCGAGGAGCACGGCGGTCTTGCCGTTCTCCCGTTCCGCCGCGCTGAACAGGCGGGAGTCGATGAACGTGGCGAATGCCATGCCCAGCGGCGGGACCATGCCGGCGGCCATGACCGTGGCCATGATCATCAGTGGACCGGTGTTGCCATCCGCGACGGCGCCCGAGAGGCCGGCCACGGCGAAGGAGTACGCCACCTTGTTGAGCGGTCCACCGAGGTCGAAGCACATCATCAGACCAAGGATGATGCCGAGCAGGATGGCGGCGGAACCGGTCATCCCGTTGAGCCAGCCCTCGAGAGCTGAGGTCAGTCCGGCGATCGGACCGCCGAGCACCAGCAGCATCAGGCCACCGGCCACCAGGGTGGCCACCAGCGGGATGATCACGACGGGCATCAGTCCGGCGAGCCAGCGCGGCACGCTGAGCTTGCGGAACCACAGCGCCACCGCACCGGCGAGGACGCCGCCGACGATGCCGCCGATGAAGCCAGCCTCCATGGTCAGCGCGATTGCGCCGGCGGTGAAGCCGGGGGCGATGCCGGGACGGTCGGCCATGCCGAACGCGATGTAGCCGGCCAGTGCGGGGACCAGGAAGCCCATCGCGGTGCTGCCGAGGGTGAAGAAGACCGCCCCCAGGTAGCCGCCGAGTGCCCCGGCGCCGCGGAAGTCCTCGGGCAGCTGATCAGGTGTGGGCAGGTTCCACAGAGTGTTCCCGAGGGTCACATCTGTGGCCACCTCGGTGATGCTGTACCCGCCGAGGAGGAAGCCCAGCGCCATGAGCAGACCACCCGCGGCGACGAAGGGGATCATGTAGCTGACGCCGGTCATCAGGACCCGCTGGGTCGCGCGCCCGAAGCTCTCACGCTCGCCACTGGCAGCTGTATTGCCATCGGAGTCGCCGGATCCACCCGAGGGGACGACGGCGGCGTTCGGGTTCTTCGCCGCGGCCAGCGCCTCGGCGATCATCTTGGCGGGCTCATCGATGCCGCGCTTGACCCGTGAGGCGATGACCGGCTTGCCGGCGAACCGGTGCCGATCACGCACGTCCACGTCCGTGGCGAAGATGACGGCGTCGGCGGCGGCGATGGTCTCGGTGCCCAAGGGGGTCGCTCCGGAGGAGCCCTGAGTCTCGACGTGGAGCTCCACGCCTGCTTCCTTCGCGGCCTTCTTCAGCGAGTCAGCAGCCATATACGTGTGCGCGATGCCGGTGGGGCAGGCCGTCACGGCCACGAGGCGGCCCACCGTCGTCGTCGATGAGGGAGCCTCGGCAGTCGGGGCGGCAGTGCTGGCGCCTGCACTCGTCTCGGAGCCTCCACCGGAGCCGCGGCCGCCGGCCGAGGCGGTGACCGGTGCGGGCTGCACCGCTTCGGCCACCAGGTCCACCACGCGCTGTTCAGAGTCAGCTCCGCGCAGATCGGCGAGGAACTCGTCATTGATCAGCGAGGTCGCCAGGGCGGAGAGGATCTTCAGGTGTGCCTGGTCCGCGCCGTCGGGGGCGGCGATCATGAAGACCAGATCGGCCGGGCCATCGGAGGAGCCGAAGTCCACGGGCTCCGCCAGTCGGGCGAAGGCCAGAGTGGCTTCAGTGACGGCTCCGGTGCGGCAATGCGGGATGGCGATGCCACCGGGCATGCCGGTCTCGGAGGTCTCCTCGCGCGCCCAGACATCAGCGGCGAGTTCCTGGACATTGGCGCTGCGTCCGGCGGAGCCGACGAGCGCGGCGAGGGCATCGATGACCTCGCGCTTGCTGCCGGCGGTGAGCCGGTCGAGGCTCACCAGCTCCGGCGTGATGATGGTATTCATGATGTCTCCACATTCGCGGTAGCGGTTGTTCGGGGGATGATGATGAGCTGTTCGGTGCTGAGATGTTCGGTCGTGAGCTGGTCGGGTGTGGGCATGACGGAACCGGGCAGCTCTGCCGCGGCACGTCCCATGGCCATGGCGTGCTTCAGAGAATCCGTGGGTGAGCCGCCGGACTGCGCCGAGGCGAGGTACCCGGCGAGTGAGGCATCGCCTGCGCCCACGGTGGAGCGCAGCGTGATCGGTGGTCCCCAGGCGCGCAGCGCGAGCGCAGGCTCGGCCATTTCTGCTGAGTTGTCCACGGACGAGTGCGGGATGAGCACCGCGCCGTGTGCACCCAGAGTGATCAGCGCCGAGCGTGCTCCGCAGTTCTGCAGTTCGACGGCGAGCTGGGCGGCGCGCATCGGATCGGCTTCCAGCGCCTCGGCCTGGGCCTGCTCATCGACGCCGGAGCCGAGGCTCGAACCTATGTCGTGCGCCGCGTCAGCACCCGCTGCGGGCCCGGAGGCCCCCAGCATCGCCGCGTGCAGCTCGAGCAGTTCCTCGGCATTGGGCTTGATCAGATCCGGTGCCGCCGACAGTGCTGCGGCAAGCGGCGCACCCGAGGTGTCCAGCGCGATCAGCGGCGCCTGCTCCCCGAAGGTCTCCCGCAGCGCCGTGATGGCCTGTGCGTAGAAGTCCTCAGGGACTCCGGGCGGAAGCGATCCGGCCAGAGCCACCCAGGTGGCACCCTCGGAGGTCTCCAGCAGTAGCTGCAGCAGCGCCTCGGTGAGCGCGGCGTCGAAGTCTGGACCGGGCTCGTTGATCTTGGTGGTGACCCCGGCCTGATCCGTGATGGCGGTGTTGGTGCGCAGCGGCGCGCCCAGCGGCAGTGCGCGGGCCGGAACCTGGATCTCCTGCAGCGCCAGCAGCACCGCGTCCCCGGCGTCACCGGGAAGTACGGCGAGTGACGGCACCCCGGCGGCGGTGAGAGCGCGGGAGATGTTGACTCCCTTGCCTCCCGGTTCGGCAGAGTGTCCGACGGCGCGCTGGACGGCCCCGGGGCGCAGGGGAGCATCGAGCGCCAGCGTCTTGTCCAGGCTCGGGTTGGGGGTGAAGGTGACGATCACTGGGTGCCCGCCACAATGACAGGCACACCGGCGTCGGCCAGGGCGTGGGCGAGCTCGGCATGCGGCTCGGCGTCGGTGATCAACACATCGATCTCCTCCAGGGTTGCGAACTGTACGAGCGTGCGGAGACCGAGCTTGCTGGAATCCGCCAGCAGAATGACCTGACGCGCGGCACGGACCAGGCCCGATTTCACCGCAGCCTCAGCAGTGTCAGGAGTGGAGAGTCCGAAGCCCGCGTCGACTCCGTTGGTGCCGATGAACGCGACATCCGCCTGCCGTCGGGCAAGGGTCGCAACGGCGGAAGCGCCGACCACGGCGCCAGTGATCCCGCGGACCTTGCCGCCGAGCACCTCGACATCGAGGGAGGTCACCTCGGCCAGCTTCTGGGCGATCGGCACCGAGCTGGTGGTCAGAAAACGAGTGTGGTGGTGCTCGCCGGTCGGTCCTGTGGCCAACAGATCGGCGAGTGCCTCCGTGGTGGTGCCGGCATCGAGCAGCAGCGAGGCGTCGGGGGAGGACGGGACGAAGCTCAGCGCTTCCCGAGCGATGTCCTGCTTCTGTGCTGAGTGCTCGCTCTGCCGCTGACGCAGCGAGGTCTCTCGCCGCGAAGGGCTGGAGCTGGCCACCGCACCCCCATGGACACGCTGGAGTGAACCAGCGGTCTCGAGCTGATCCAGGTCACGTCGAACCGTCTCTTTGGTGACCTTCAGATCCCGGGCGATCTCCTGGACGGTGATCGTGCCGCTGCGGCGCAGCCGATCCAGGATCCGCTCGTGACGCTCCGGGGCGAGCAGTGTCATGCGAAGCTCCATTTCAGTGACCCACACCACTTTCCTGTGGGTTTAGACACACTTTATCTGTGTTTGCCTGTGTATGCAACAGGTTTCGTGAACTTCACGGGGAGCACGTGAGAACTACTCGCACGCTTGGACTCGGCATAGCATTGTGATATGTCTCACCATCATGAAGCCGACAGCGCTCACGTCCCAGGCGTGCTGGTCGGTATTGACGGGTCGGCGGGCAGTGAGCGCGCCTTCACAGTGGGACTGATGATCGCGAAGCAGCGTGAGTGGCCACTGCGTCTCATCGGCACCTTTTCTCGACCGGTGGTGACCGATGACTACTACGTCAGAGCGTTGGACAGCTACCGCAGTGAAGCCGCGGGCACGGTTCAAGAGGTTCTGGACAGATACTCGGCCCGTGCCGCGGAGGCCGGAGTCGAGGTCAGCTCCCGCACCGCGGAGGGTGATCCCGGCGGGACCTTGGTCGACGAGAGCAGCGAAGCTCACGTGGCCGTGGTCGGCAAACGGGGCCGCAATCGCTTTGCCGGACGTTTTCTGGGCAGCGTGTCGAACAAGTTGGCAGCCCACGCGCATTGCCCGACCCTGGTGGTGCCGGAACGATGGGAGGCCGGCGCGCCGACCGAGCTGATGGCCCCTCCGCAGGAACGTCCCGGCGGGGAGGGTGCGGAGGAGGAACCGGTGGAGCTCATGGAGGAGTCGGTCTCCCGGGAGCACTCACGGCGATCCTTTGCCAATGTGACCGACGAGCTGAACTTCGATGCAGAGATCGTCGTCGGCGTCGATGTGGGTGATCGCGCCACCGACGTCGTGCATCTCGCGGCCGACGCCGCGGCCCTGACCAAGAGCCCGCTGACCCTGGTGTCTGCGGCTCCGCTGAACGCTCAGGGTCACTGGTATCCCAACACCGTGGAGCACAACCTCGAACTGCCGAACCTGCGCCGTCGCTACACCGATCACCTGGAAGCGATGGCTCAAGAGGTGGCGGCGAAGTCCCCGACGGTGACCGTGCGCTGGCAGTTCTTCGACGGTTCCCCCGCGGGGGTGCTCTCCGAGGCCTCCCGCACTGCGACGCTGCTGGTGATCGGCACCCGGGGTCATGGAGGCTTCGCCGGACTCCTGCTGGGTTCGGTGAGTCAGGCCGTGTTGAGCCGGGCCGTCTGTCCGGTGCTGGTGATCCCCACCCATAAGCCCCGCAAACACTGACGCTCGCGCACACAGAAAAGCACCCTCCGAATCTGCTGATCCGAAGGGTGCCATCTGTGTGTTCTGCAGTGCGCCCAAAGGGATTCGAACCCCTGACCTTCGGTTCCGTAGACCGACGCTCTATCCAGCTGAGCTATAGGCGCATCTTCACTTTTTATCTTTGATCGCTCGGCGATCTCGACCTAGAAGACTATACACGGCACCTCAGGGGCCGACAAATCACTTCCAGTCGCAGTTCGGTGGAACCCGCCGTCGTCGTGTTTTACAGTCCCGTCATCTGGGAACGCTACAGTGGACTACAGCTGGTCCCCATCGGTGTTGACGGGGATGCAGGGATGCGTGTCGCACAGTGTTGTGCACACCCGGAACGTTCACACGTTCCAGTCCTTGGGTCCTGGTCTCGCCAACCAGGAGGGGGTCAGTACGAACCTGTACCCAATGGAGGGAAACAATGGTCAACACCGTTGCAACGGCGCCCGGTGCGAATCAGACCACGGATTCCAGGACGACAGGTCCTGCGAACACGGCTGATGCTCCCACCACGCACACCCCGCTGCTGAACTTCGTCGAAGAGATCGCAGCGCTGGCCCAGCCCGAGAGCATCCACTGGGTGGACGGCTCTGAAGAAGAACACCGCAGACTCACCGATCAACTGGTGGAAGCCGGCACGTTCACCCGACTGACCAGCCCGGATTTCCCGGACTCCTTCGCGGCATTCTCCGATCCGGCAGATGTGGCACGCGTGGAATCTCGCACGTTCATCTGCTCCGAGAAGGAGCGCGACGCCGGATTCACCAACAACTGGGTCGACCCTGCCGAGATGCGCGAGAAGCTCCAGGGCGTCTTCGCCGGAGCCATGCAGGGCCGCACCATGTACGTGATTCCCTTCGTGATGGGCCACCTCGACGCCGAGGATCCCAAATTCGGAGTGGAGATCACCGATTCTGCCTATGTGGTGACCAGCATGCGCATCATGGCGCGGATCGGCACCGAGGTGCTGCGCAAGATCGAGGAGCTCGACGCGTTCTTCGTCCCCGCCGTCCACTCGGTGGGTGCGCCGCTGGAACCCGGGCAGAGCGATGTTTCCTGGCCCTGCAACGAGGAGAAGTACATCGTGCACTTCCCGGAGAGTCGGGAGATCTGGTCCTACGGCTCCGGCTACGGCGGCAACGCCCTGCTGGGCAAGAAGTGCTACGCGCTGCGCATCGCCTCGGTGATGGCGCGGGATGAGGGCTGGCTCGCCGAGCACATGCTCATCCTGAAGCTGACCAGCCCGGCGAACCGAAGTTACTTCATCGCCGGGGCCTTCCCCTCGGCCTGCGGGAAGACCAACCTTGCACTCATCGACCCCACCCTCGAAGGGTGGAAGGCCGAGACCCTGGGCGATGACATCACCTGGATCCGACCGGGCCACGAGGGAGAGCTCCGTGTGGTGAACCCCGAGTCGGGCTACTTCGGGGTCGCCCCGGGCACCGGGTGGCACACCAACGCCAACGCCATGCGGGCGATCGCGAAGGGCAACTCGGTGTTCACCAACTGTGCGCTCACCGACGATGGGGGAGTGTGGTGGGAAGGCATGACCGAGCAGCCTCCCGCACACCTCACGGATTGGCGCGGGGAGGACTGGACGCCGGATTCGGATCTGCCGGCGGCCCATCCCAATGCGCGCTTCTGCACCCCGATCGATCAGACCGACATGCTCGCCGAGGAGTACTTCGAGCCCAACGGTGTGAAGCTTGACGCGATCCTCTTCGGCGGCCGACGCAAGACCACCGTCCCGCTGGTCACACAGGCGCGCGACTGGAACCACGGCATCTTCTTCGGCGCCACGCTCTCCTCGGAGACCACCGCGGCCGCCGAGGGGCAGGTGGGCACTGTGCGCCGGGACCCCATGGCCATGCTTCCGTTCATCGGCTACGACGCCGGCGACTACCTCAAGCACTGGGTGGAGGTCTCCAGCCAGGCAGACCCGGAGAAGCTGCCGGAGATCTTCCTGGTCAACTGGTTCCGCAAGGGCCGCGACGGCAAGATCGCCTGGCCCGGATTCGCCGAGAACTCCCGGGTGCTCAAATGGGTCACCGAACGCCTGGAGGGTGGCGGCGCGGCCGTGGAGACTCCCATCGGCTTCACGCCCAGGATGGACGGACTGGACCTCACGGGACTGGAGATCACCCCCGAACAGCTCGAGGATTCGATCACCGTCTACCGGGACGAATGGCTGACCGAACTGGAGGGGATCGATGAGTGGTTCG belongs to Nesterenkonia halotolerans and includes:
- a CDS encoding SixA phosphatase family protein gives rise to the protein MPELLILRHGESGHSFSGDDHGRTLTQHGQEQARAVGRWLLEKGHLPDNTLCSDAMRTRQTCIWVNHELGDKAPTPYLDQRLYLAEPRSMLSIINEVPETVQSLLVVAHMPGVQALSMDLASGKSREDPVIQMAGSWPPAGLARFTVGKPWAELDGRGAELTDFFTAG
- a CDS encoding HPr family phosphocarrier protein; this encodes MIERTAVIAAAAGLHARPAAAFAYAAAAQPVPVEISKASTPEHSVQADSLLGVMSLDAAHGDEVVLRARGDQAAQALDELVRLLESAI
- a CDS encoding PTS fructose transporter subunit IIABC gives rise to the protein MNTIITPELVSLDRLTAGSKREVIDALAALVGSAGRSANVQELAADVWAREETSETGMPGGIAIPHCRTGAVTEATLAFARLAEPVDFGSSDGPADLVFMIAAPDGADQAHLKILSALATSLINDEFLADLRGADSEQRVVDLVAEAVQPAPVTASAGGRGSGGGSETSAGASTAAPTAEAPSSTTTVGRLVAVTACPTGIAHTYMAADSLKKAAKEAGVELHVETQGSSGATPLGTETIAAADAVIFATDVDVRDRHRFAGKPVIASRVKRGIDEPAKMIAEALAAAKNPNAAVVPSGGSGDSDGNTAASGERESFGRATQRVLMTGVSYMIPFVAAGGLLMALGFLLGGYSITEVATDVTLGNTLWNLPTPDQLPEDFRGAGALGGYLGAVFFTLGSTAMGFLVPALAGYIAFGMADRPGIAPGFTAGAIALTMEAGFIGGIVGGVLAGAVALWFRKLSVPRWLAGLMPVVIIPLVATLVAGGLMLLVLGGPIAGLTSALEGWLNGMTGSAAILLGIILGLMMCFDLGGPLNKVAYSFAVAGLSGAVADGNTGPLMIMATVMAAGMVPPLGMAFATFIDSRLFSAAERENGKTAVLLGAAFISEGAIPFAAADPLRVLPASMVGGAVTGAMTMAFGVTSYAPHGGIFVPFAIDNFWLFLVAVLAGSVVTALSVIALKRWARKGVASAA
- a CDS encoding 1-phosphofructokinase family hexose kinase — protein: MIVTFTPNPSLDKTLALDAPLRPGAVQRAVGHSAEPGGKGVNISRALTAAGVPSLAVLPGDAGDAVLLALQEIQVPARALPLGAPLRTNTAITDQAGVTTKINEPGPDFDAALTEALLQLLLETSEGATWVALAGSLPPGVPEDFYAQAITALRETFGEQAPLIALDTSGAPLAAALSAAPDLIKPNAEELLELHAAMLGASGPAAGADAAHDIGSSLGSGVDEQAQAEALEADPMRAAQLAVELQNCGARSALITLGAHGAVLIPHSSVDNSAEMAEPALALRAWGPPITLRSTVGAGDASLAGYLASAQSGGSPTDSLKHAMAMGRAAAELPGSVMPTPDQLTTEHLSTEQLIIIPRTTATANVETS
- a CDS encoding DeoR/GlpR family DNA-binding transcription regulator, yielding MTLLAPERHERILDRLRRSGTITVQEIARDLKVTKETVRRDLDQLETAGSLQRVHGGAVASSSPSRRETSLRQRQSEHSAQKQDIAREALSFVPSSPDASLLLDAGTTTEALADLLATGPTGEHHHTRFLTTSSVPIAQKLAEVTSLDVEVLGGKVRGITGAVVGASAVATLARRQADVAFIGTNGVDAGFGLSTPDTAEAAVKSGLVRAARQVILLADSSKLGLRTLVQFATLEEIDVLITDAEPHAELAHALADAGVPVIVAGTQ
- a CDS encoding universal stress protein translates to MSHHHEADSAHVPGVLVGIDGSAGSERAFTVGLMIAKQREWPLRLIGTFSRPVVTDDYYVRALDSYRSEAAGTVQEVLDRYSARAAEAGVEVSSRTAEGDPGGTLVDESSEAHVAVVGKRGRNRFAGRFLGSVSNKLAAHAHCPTLVVPERWEAGAPTELMAPPQERPGGEGAEEEPVELMEESVSREHSRRSFANVTDELNFDAEIVVGVDVGDRATDVVHLAADAAALTKSPLTLVSAAPLNAQGHWYPNTVEHNLELPNLRRRYTDHLEAMAQEVAAKSPTVTVRWQFFDGSPAGVLSEASRTATLLVIGTRGHGGFAGLLLGSVSQAVLSRAVCPVLVIPTHKPRKH
- a CDS encoding phosphoenolpyruvate carboxykinase (GTP), producing MVNTVATAPGANQTTDSRTTGPANTADAPTTHTPLLNFVEEIAALAQPESIHWVDGSEEEHRRLTDQLVEAGTFTRLTSPDFPDSFAAFSDPADVARVESRTFICSEKERDAGFTNNWVDPAEMREKLQGVFAGAMQGRTMYVIPFVMGHLDAEDPKFGVEITDSAYVVTSMRIMARIGTEVLRKIEELDAFFVPAVHSVGAPLEPGQSDVSWPCNEEKYIVHFPESREIWSYGSGYGGNALLGKKCYALRIASVMARDEGWLAEHMLILKLTSPANRSYFIAGAFPSACGKTNLALIDPTLEGWKAETLGDDITWIRPGHEGELRVVNPESGYFGVAPGTGWHTNANAMRAIAKGNSVFTNCALTDDGGVWWEGMTEQPPAHLTDWRGEDWTPDSDLPAAHPNARFCTPIDQTDMLAEEYFEPNGVKLDAILFGGRRKTTVPLVTQARDWNHGIFFGATLSSETTAAAEGQVGTVRRDPMAMLPFIGYDAGDYLKHWVEVSSQADPEKLPEIFLVNWFRKGRDGKIAWPGFAENSRVLKWVTERLEGGGAAVETPIGFTPRMDGLDLTGLEITPEQLEDSITVYRDEWLTELEGIDEWFAEFGDSLPKSIAAETEELRRRLQS